GCAAGTACAGTGATATGGAAGAATATATTAGAGTGTTGCACCCGAGGCAGGTATAACTTGCACGAAGATTTTATGAAGGTTCCTCCTGTCTTAATTTTTTTTGACGCGACACCCTTGGCCCTTTGGGAGCAAGCAGATATCCATAAAGTAGGTATCGGGCGGATGGCCACGCGAACCCTTAGGGCGTTGCTCCTTCGTGACGATGTCCATGTTGAACTTGTGTGCCCGTGCGGCATGGAAGAATTCGTACAGCGTTTTCAGGCCAAAAATAATTGGGCATGCAAGGCAGATGTCATCGCTATTGCGCAGCCTCCAAGGAGAGGGCGTTTTTTACACCTAAAGGAGTGGGCCAAGAAGCTGGGCCGTAAGCTCCTCGCTCCTTTACCGAGCAAGCTGCAGGGCGGGATCAAGCGTCTGGCGAAAGTTTGCCCGTTTGCATCTTACGCTCGGCCAGATAAAACGCTACGGAAAGTTGTGTCTTCGCGTTTACCTGCACAGGGCGTAGCTGTTTGGTTCTCTTGTTTTCAGCCAATACCAGAGAGTATTGCCCACATCCCAGGTCTGCAGACACATGTAGTGTTACACGATATTATTCCCTTACGCTTGACATCCAAACACCCATTCCAAGCTCCATGTCTGGATCTTATGAACCAGCACCTGCAAAAGGCAGATGTTATCTGGGCTAATTCTCAGTTTACCAGATCTGATTTTCTTGAGTATTTCTCCGCTGAGCACAAGAACAATGTATACGTGGCCTTGCACGGCGGCGGAGATCATTTTCGGCCATCGTGTCCAGAGCAAATTACCGCCAGCCTTACGATGTACGGCGTACCTGAGCAAGATCCTTACTTCGTGTGCCTTGCCACACTTGAGCCCCGAAAAGGACTCTCGATTGTAATCAAAGCCTTTAAGCGCCTCGCTGAAAAACGAACGGACATCCATTTGATCCTGATCGGGCAAAATGGGTGGAATTGCGGCAAAATTTTGCGGGAAGGGGCAGAGACCGGGCGCATTCATCTGACTGGTTTTGCATCAGACCAAACTGTAGCTGCACTTTTGACCGGTTGTCATGGTTTTTTATACATGTCTGAATATGAGGGCTTCGGGCTCCCCGTATTGGAAGCCATGTCTTGCGGAGCCCCGGTCATAGCAGCTGCAAGCACTTCACTATTGGAAGTTGCCGACAATGCAGCGATTCTTGTACCACCGGGCGACGTAGCCTCTCTTAGCCGTAACATGTTGCGACTCCTTGACGATCCAGAATTGCGGGCAGATTTGAGGCACCGAGGCTTAATCTGGGCACCGAAATTCACTTGGAAAAGATTTGTTGAAACTATCCTGAGGGGCATTAAGGCAAGGAAAGAAGAAAGTACTTCTGTCCATTAGTGCGCTCAACTGTTACTGCGATTAATAATTAAAAATGGGGCACATGTACCATGTCTCTTTTTGTTAATTTTAAGAATATGTTGTTTAAGGACTTTTTAGTAATTTACAAAATAGTTCCATCATATATACAACGAAAAGTTCTATTTGTGTTTTTACTTATGATTTTCCTTGCTATTTTTGAAGCATGCTCTGTGCTTTCTTTGTCATTTTTGGCATTGAGCATCACTTCGCCCGATAAGGTAATGGAGCTGTCGTTTGTTAGCCAAATATTCGCTACTTTCCCTGTGTTCCAAAAACTGCAGGCGGATGTCCGAATGTTTGCACTCTGGGTGGCTGTCCTAGTCGCAGTTCTGACAGCCGCGAAGAATATCATGTCTGGGCTTGTTGGGGCGCGTACGGCCATCCTTGGAGAAACCGTTTCCCTTTATGCCGGGGATACTCTATTTCAATATTATTTGAATAGCCCATATCTTGATTATCTTTCTGGAAAAACGCAGCATATTTTCCAAGTTATTTCCTGGCGCGGGCAGCTAGGATTCTTTCTCGTTAATTTGATGCAAGTCTATACCTATATTTTTATTTCGGCTTCTCTGTTTTTAATACTTGTTTCGGCTACCCCGGAAGTTTTACTCATAACTTTGGGTGCTGTTGCTATATTGTGCTATTTTATTTATAAAACTATAAAAAAGGCTGTTGATATTGCAGGAAAAGAATCATCGGAATACTCTAATGTTGAGTATCTTGCTCTTGATAATGCCAAACGTGGCATGATGGAAGTCCATATTTATCGTCAACAACAGTATTTTTTTAATGCTTTTCATACGGCTGGTTCTAAAGCAATGCCAAGCCGTGCTCTTATCACAGTTGCACCACCTATCCCAACTTGGATTCTGGAAAGTGTTGCTTTTATTGTGATCCCGGCAACGCTCTGGATAATGGTAGGGCTCTATGATGCATCCATGTCTCGCATCACAGGCGTCTTGACCATGATCATGCTGGCGTCTTGGCGAGTGTTGCCCTTACTCAATCGGTCGATGACTAACATGGTAGCACTGAGAGGGGCACGTTATGCAGCCCTGCAGTGCGTGGATTTTCTTCAAAAAATTCATGAAAATCCGTTGCCTGAGCCGGAAAAAGCTGCAAAACGGCTTGAATTTTCCGAAGGAATTGCGTTTGACAATGTTTCTTTTTGCTATCCGTTGTCAGAGCAACCCAGCCTTCAAAGCGTATCTTTCAAAATTTTTAAAGGAAAAAGCCTGGGGATCATCGGGCAGTCTGGCGCAGGTAAAAGT
The DNA window shown above is from uncultured Desulfovibrio sp. and carries:
- a CDS encoding glycosyltransferase family 1 protein, whose amino-acid sequence is MKVPPVLIFFDATPLALWEQADIHKVGIGRMATRTLRALLLRDDVHVELVCPCGMEEFVQRFQAKNNWACKADVIAIAQPPRRGRFLHLKEWAKKLGRKLLAPLPSKLQGGIKRLAKVCPFASYARPDKTLRKVVSSRLPAQGVAVWFSCFQPIPESIAHIPGLQTHVVLHDIIPLRLTSKHPFQAPCLDLMNQHLQKADVIWANSQFTRSDFLEYFSAEHKNNVYVALHGGGDHFRPSCPEQITASLTMYGVPEQDPYFVCLATLEPRKGLSIVIKAFKRLAEKRTDIHLILIGQNGWNCGKILREGAETGRIHLTGFASDQTVAALLTGCHGFLYMSEYEGFGLPVLEAMSCGAPVIAAASTSLLEVADNAAILVPPGDVASLSRNMLRLLDDPELRADLRHRGLIWAPKFTWKRFVETILRGIKARKEESTSVH
- a CDS encoding ABC transporter ATP-binding protein, with translation MSLFVNFKNMLFKDFLVIYKIVPSYIQRKVLFVFLLMIFLAIFEACSVLSLSFLALSITSPDKVMELSFVSQIFATFPVFQKLQADVRMFALWVAVLVAVLTAAKNIMSGLVGARTAILGETVSLYAGDTLFQYYLNSPYLDYLSGKTQHIFQVISWRGQLGFFLVNLMQVYTYIFISASLFLILVSATPEVLLITLGAVAILCYFIYKTIKKAVDIAGKESSEYSNVEYLALDNAKRGMMEVHIYRQQQYFFNAFHTAGSKAMPSRALITVAPPIPTWILESVAFIVIPATLWIMVGLYDASMSRITGVLTMIMLASWRVLPLLNRSMTNMVALRGARYAALQCVDFLQKIHENPLPEPEKAAKRLEFSEGIAFDNVSFCYPLSEQPSLQSVSFKIFKGKSLGIIGQSGAGKSSLANILSGLIKPTAGRMLVDGKELSASEQVAYMLGVGYVAQAPYLAPGTLAQNVAFSQWGRAYDPEKVRDACRLAHLDIVDTHPRGIELPIGEGGTGLSGGQAQRLSIARALYASPQLLILDEATSSLDLGVEVAIMKTIAELPKSVTVAIIAHRLSTVEWCDAILWIKNGEIAMYGTPSEVLPSYKKYLNVASDECST